A region from the Beduinella massiliensis genome encodes:
- a CDS encoding DDE-type integrase/transposase/recombinase, with protein sequence MSKSITQDMAYRQSLMKYAEKYGVSRASRKYNKSRSYIYLWKARWDGSMASLTCQSRRPHSHPNQHTEAELKLIRDMRRRDPKLGMVELWHRLRRRGYTRRPESLFRVMRKLGLFPQVEKKPAYRPKPYEQMTYPGQRVQVDVKVVPRRCIADPELRLFQYTAMDEFTRLRFLAAYPEQSTYSSADFLKRLFKWYARRGIRVECVQTDNGFEFTNRFSNSKRNQVTLFEKTAADLGIRHKLIKPYTPRHNGKVERSHREDQKLFYNTHSFFSLDDFGGQLAAHQARTNNRPMRPLNWVSPREFLLAFTVQDV encoded by the coding sequence ATGAGCAAGAGTATAACACAGGACATGGCATATCGGCAATCCCTGATGAAGTATGCGGAGAAATACGGCGTGAGCCGGGCCAGCCGGAAATACAACAAGAGCCGGTCGTATATCTACTTATGGAAAGCTCGCTGGGATGGGAGCATGGCCTCCCTGACCTGCCAGTCCCGGCGTCCCCACAGTCATCCCAACCAGCATACCGAAGCGGAGCTGAAGCTGATCCGGGATATGCGCCGCAGAGATCCCAAACTAGGCATGGTGGAACTGTGGCACCGCTTACGTCGGCGGGGATATACCCGCCGCCCGGAGAGCCTCTTCCGCGTGATGCGGAAACTAGGGTTATTCCCACAAGTAGAGAAGAAGCCGGCTTATAGGCCCAAGCCTTATGAGCAGATGACCTATCCTGGACAGCGCGTTCAGGTGGATGTGAAGGTGGTGCCCCGCCGCTGTATCGCGGACCCGGAGCTGCGCCTGTTTCAGTACACTGCCATGGATGAGTTTACCCGACTGCGCTTCCTGGCCGCTTACCCTGAGCAGTCCACCTATTCTTCCGCTGACTTTCTCAAAAGGCTGTTCAAGTGGTATGCCCGCCGGGGTATCCGGGTAGAGTGTGTCCAGACCGACAACGGCTTTGAATTCACCAACCGCTTTTCCAACAGCAAACGCAATCAGGTAACTCTGTTTGAGAAAACGGCTGCTGATCTGGGAATTCGGCATAAGCTCATAAAACCATACACACCTCGCCACAACGGTAAGGTTGAACGCAGTCACAGAGAAGACCAAAAGCTATTCTACAATACCCACTCTTTCTTCTCGCTCGATGACTTTGGTGGGCAGCTAGCTGCCCACCAAGCTCGCACCAACAACAGACCGATGCGCCCTCTCAATTGGGTTTCGCCTAGGGAGTTCCTCCTTGCTTTCACTGTCCAAGATGTTTGA